CCGTGTATTCAATAACCTTTGCTATGTATTGGCTGTTGATGTGATCGTAGCCTGTTGTAGATTCGTATCCATCGCCGTAAGCAAGGTTCAGATAGCATTTTGCAAGATAAGATGCTGCGGCAATCTTATTGGCACGGCCGCCGTCTTTCTGTTCGACAGGCAGGTTGTTGTATGCCTCCTCAAAGTCCTTTATCACCTTTCCGAAGAGTTCCTCGTAGGTAAATTCTGTATTGGTGGTCTTTTCTGAAGTCTTATTTTTGTAAACCTCTTCGTCAATCCAAGGCACCTGACGGAACATCTGAAGCAGCTTGTAATAGAAATGTGCACGGAGGAACTTCACTTCTGCCACTCTTTGTGTGGTTCTTTCAGCACCAAGCTCCTTCTCGCCGCTCGTTTCCAAAGCCACCAATGCCCTGTTGCAGCGGCTTACAGCCTCGTATAAGTGGAACCAAAGCTCATCGAACTCGCCCGGACGGGAAGTCAATGTAGACCAAATCTCCATTGGATGATAGCCCGTGTCCGTTGTTCCCGAACCACCTTTCAGACAGTCGTCTGATGCCATATCGCCGTAAGGCCATAGGTTGAAAGGATATGAATACCAATCGTTGCCCAACATTGCGTAGGCCGAATGAACCATTTCTTCTGGACTCTCGTTGGCTTTCTTTTCATCAACGACACCTTGTGGGTCTACATCAATGAAATCGCTGCACGATGTGGTCATCAGACCAAAAGTCGCGGCAAAAATAATATATTTAAGTTTCATTGTTTTAATCTTTTATTTGTTAGTGTCTTGTGTTAGAATCCTACCTGCAAGCCGAATGACAGAGAAGTTGAATGTGGATATGCCCAACTTCCGTTCTCTGGGTCAGCAACGGTAAATCCATTGCTCTTGAGGGTAAAGAGATTGTTGGCTGAAAGATAAAGACGCGCCGATGTCATATGGAGCTTGTCCATAAGCTGTGGTGCGAAGTTGTAGCCCACCTGAAGGCTGCGCATCTTCATCCAACTGCCGTGTTCAACAAAGTAAGTAGAGGCACGGCCTTCATCGCCTGTGTTGTTTGTTGTAAGTGCAGGGATGGTGGAAGACGTATTGTTCGTTGTCCACGCTCCGAGCATACGGCTGCCCTTGTTTGAACCCGGGTCTGTGATGCTGAAGAAGTCGGTCTGGAACTTCTGGTTGTTGTAAACGTCCACGCCGCTCACACCTTGGAAGAACATAGCCAAATCGAAGTTCTTGTATGTAAACTCAAAGTTCAAGCCCCAGTTGAAGTTTGGAACCGGATTGTAAATCCAATCCTGATCGGCTTCGGTAATTCTTCCGTTACCGTCGAGGTCGACATACTTCAGACCGCCCACACGTGCATTTTCCTGACCGGAAGCCAATACTTCCTCGCGGTTCTGATACAATCCATCAACTACATAACCGACCACTGAGCCGTAAGGCTTTTCTGCTTCCACAAGGTTCTGACGTGTTGTGTGAGCGTATGAACCGGTAGTTGTTGAAGGCAGGTAGGTTACCTTGTTGCGGTAGAAGTCGAGATTACCACTGATGTTGTAGCCCAAGCCGTATGCGGTAGTATGGCGATAGCCAGCTTGGAACTCCATACCCACGTTTTTCAGCGACGGACCATTGCTCCACATATTGCCACCTTCGCCGGTTGCACCGAGGAAAGCAGGCAGGATAAGCATATCCTTAACTTCCTTTATGTAGGCATCAATGCTACCGTAGAAACTGTTGTGGAACATATTGAAGTCCACGCCGGCATTCCACTGGTAGGTAGTTTCCCACTTCAGATTCTTGTTCTCTGTCTGAGTGGCACGGAAACCTGATGGGAAGATACCTGAACCTGCAAGATACAAGTCGTATGCAGTAGATGATTCGCGGGCATCGCCGTAGTCGGCAACATAAAGGCCGTAGCGGGCTGTGTTTGAGATAGCCTGATTACCCGTAGCACCCCAAGACAGACGAAGTTTCAATTCATCGAGCCAGTCGGCTTTGATGTGCTTTGACAAACGATAACCGAGCGTGAAAGCAGGGAATGTGGCATATCTGTTGTTTTCACCGAAGCGGGAACTGCCGTCGTGTCGGATAGTGAAACTTGCGAGCAGCAAGTCTTTCCAGTTGTAGTCAATCTTACCGAAGAAAGAAACAAGATTGTAGCCTGAACCGATACCGGTTGCGCGCTGCGTGCCTGTTGAGGCATCAGGCCACATATATTCATAATTCTCAAGTGCGAAAGTTTCAGCGTATGCACCCATATCCTCACGGTTCTGATGATAGAGTTCCATACCTCCGAGAACAGAGAACGTATGCTGATTCCACAGTGTGAAGTTATAGTTGGCAGTATTGCTCCAAGTCCACTTCAAGTCATCGGCCGCACTGAGCGTTGTGTTGGCAGTACCGTTCTTCACAACATCCGATTTGAAAGTGTGGATAACGTGATGTATGAAGCTGTGGTCGAAGTCGATACCGAAGTTGGAACGAATCAGCAAGTTGTCGATAGGTTTGATGTCGATGTAGGCATTACCGAACACACGCCAGATTTTCTGACGGTTGTCGCGGTTCATATAAAGTTCGCGCAATGGGTTCTGACGGTCGCTCATACCACCGACAGGACCGCCGAATGTTGTGCCGTCTTCTTCGTAGAGAGGAACGGTAGGCGACATCTTCAAGGCATTCTCCATTGGGAAGAGGTTCACCTGATCCGTGTATGTGATGGTGGAATTCTCGCCGATGGTAACATGCTTGTTGAGATTGTAAGAGGTGTTGATACGTGCGGAGAAGTTCTCGAAATCGGTGTATTTCAAGACACCGTTAGACTTCTTGTAGCCCAAAGAGAACAGAGCCGTGAACTTGTCTGTGGCGTTTGAGAGCGAGAGGTCGTAAGCCTGAGAGAAGCCGGTACGGGAAATGGCATCGAGCCAGTCGGTATCGGAAAGTTTCATAGTCTTCCTTGAGTTGATGTAGCCGTCGTATGCGCCATTCACGGTATAGCTGTTGTACTTGCCGGCAGCCGGATCCCATACGCTGATACCGAAACCTTCGGCAGCATTGAGGTCAAGACCATAGTTGCGTGAGTAGACAACCGGGTCGAATCCGTCGTTCAGTGCAGCCTGCGCCATTGCTGTTGCATATTCCTTTGAATTGCTGAGCTTCATCATTGACTGTGAGTTGTAGAACTGTGCAGTGAGGTTTGAGGAGAAGTTGATCTTTACCTTGTCGCCCTTCTTTCCCTTTCGTGTCGTGATGATGATGACACCGTTGGCAGCACGGCTACCGTAGATAGAAGCCGAAGCCGCATCCTTGAGCACCTGCATACTCTCAATGTCGTTCATATTGAGCGAGTTGAGACTTGCAGTAGTTGGTACACCGTCGATAACGTACAATGGATCCTGTGAAGAATTGAACGAACCGATACCACGGATGCGCACAGTACCTGTGCCAGATGGAGAACCGTCGGTGGAGATAGTCATACCGGGAACCTTACCCTGCAACGTACGCATAGGGTCAGGGTCGGAACTTGACTTGAGGTCTTTGGTCTGCACTACTGCCACAGAGCCGGTAAGGTCGGCCTTGCGCTGTGTCTGATAACCCGTAACCACTACTTCAGTCAGTTCGCTTGCATTTTCCTTGAGCACGATGCTCATATTGGCATTGGCTGGCATTTCTATCGTTTCGTAGCCGATGTAAGAGATGATGATGATTGAACCTTTTGCAGCAGAAAGCGCAAAATTACCGTCTATGTCTGTAACAACACCGTTGGAAGTGCCTTTCACCAATACGGTGGCACCAATCATCGGTTCGCCTGTTGCATCCTTAACGGTTCCAGTAACATTAATATCTTGCGCACTGACAATGGCGCAAAACATTAAGAGCATAGTGCTCAATAGAATTTTCTTTAGGTTTTCCATTCGAAACTTTTTTGGATTAGTTAGATGATTTAAATTTCTGCTGCAAAGAAAACAAAAGTCCGATGGAATGGGCATAAAATTTAAATCGCAATGTATAAATTTTGTTGCAATGAAACAAAAATGCAATACACGGATTTTGTTTTGCGAGCGTGGGTTGCCCTGCATTTTCAGCTTACAGATAATTCAGTGGATAATTGCTTGAAAATCAGATGATAAAAAAGCCGTTTCCAAACGTGCGAAGAATGCAATCCATTCTTCGCAAGAATACAATGCAATCTTGCGAAGATTGCACGCTATTCTTCGGTTACTTGGAAATTGCCTGAAATTGGATTGGAATGAGTGGAAGAATGGAGAGAAGAAAAGAGTGTTTGAATGGTTTCGGAAAAGATTGAAAAATGGGTGGGCAAACAAGGTTATATGTGGATAACTGGATTCTTGGCTGTTCAGAAAATCACGGAGAGGAGGTGTGCTTAATGGCACTCCCTCCTTCTTTGCTCGTCCCTTTGTTTCCTTGTTTTCTCCTACTGCCTTGGATTCTTTTCATTCGGGGTTCGCCCGAAGTGCTCACGGTAGCACTTTGTGAAATAGGATGGGGAAGAGAATCCAACTTCATAGGCTATCTCGGAAATGGATTTGTCGGTGGTTTCCAGCAGTCGGTCGGCGCGTTTCAGACGTGCCTCACGGATGATATCAACAGGCGATGTGCCCGTCAGGGATTTTATCTTTCGGTAGAGCTGGGCACGGCTGATGCCCATATCCGCACTGATACGGTCTACGTTCAGGTCGGAATTGCCGAGATTGTCCTGTATCACTTTACGGAACTTGTCTACAAACTGGCTCTCGGCACTCTTCGGCGCAGTGGTTTCTTCCTGTTGTGAAGCGTCGCTGCCGAAGGCAATCTTCATCAGTTTTCGGTTGTCGAGCAGATTCTTTACGCGGGCTTTCAGTACATCGCCGTTGAAAGGCTTCGTAAGGTAGGCATCGGCACCGAACTCATAGCCTGCCGCGCGATGCTCTTCGAGTGTCTTGGCAGTAAGAAGAATTACGGGAATGTGGCTCGTGAGCGCATCGTTCTTTACGCGTTGGCAAAATTCCAGACCATCCATTACGGGCATCATCACGTCGCAGACAATGATGTCGGGTACTTCGCGGATGGCTTTTTTCAGTCCCTCGTTGCCGTCGGCAGCCTGAAGAATGTTGTATTTGTCGCCAAGCAGCGTCATCACGTAGGCACGTATGTCGGCATTGTCGTCGATAACGAGCAGCGACGGCTTCTCGCCCTTGTCCGTAGTGGTGATTTTGTCCGTCATTATCTCTGTCGAGATGTTCGTGGCTGCATTGTCTTCTATGGCTTTCTCGTTCAGGGTGTAGGCCTCTTGCACATCCACTATATTGTCGCCGGCAACGGTCTGGGGCAGCGTGATGATGAAGTTGGCACCCTTTCCTTCCTCACTTTCCACACGGGCCTTACCCCCTTGCAGTTCGGAAAATGCCTTCACGATGGCCAGTCCGATGCCGGTACCGCCCTTGCTGCCTCCCTTTACCTGATA
The Prevotella sp. HUN102 genome window above contains:
- a CDS encoding TonB-dependent receptor, which encodes MENLKKILLSTMLLMFCAIVSAQDINVTGTVKDATGEPMIGATVLVKGTSNGVVTDIDGNFALSAAKGSIIIISYIGYETIEMPANANMSIVLKENASELTEVVVTGYQTQRKADLTGSVAVVQTKDLKSSSDPDPMRTLQGKVPGMTISTDGSPSGTGTVRIRGIGSFNSSQDPLYVIDGVPTTASLNSLNMNDIESMQVLKDAASASIYGSRAANGVIIITTRKGKKGDKVKINFSSNLTAQFYNSQSMMKLSNSKEYATAMAQAALNDGFDPVVYSRNYGLDLNAAEGFGISVWDPAAGKYNSYTVNGAYDGYINSRKTMKLSDTDWLDAISRTGFSQAYDLSLSNATDKFTALFSLGYKKSNGVLKYTDFENFSARINTSYNLNKHVTIGENSTITYTDQVNLFPMENALKMSPTVPLYEEDGTTFGGPVGGMSDRQNPLRELYMNRDNRQKIWRVFGNAYIDIKPIDNLLIRSNFGIDFDHSFIHHVIHTFKSDVVKNGTANTTLSAADDLKWTWSNTANYNFTLWNQHTFSVLGGMELYHQNREDMGAYAETFALENYEYMWPDASTGTQRATGIGSGYNLVSFFGKIDYNWKDLLLASFTIRHDGSSRFGENNRYATFPAFTLGYRLSKHIKADWLDELKLRLSWGATGNQAISNTARYGLYVADYGDARESSTAYDLYLAGSGIFPSGFRATQTENKNLKWETTYQWNAGVDFNMFHNSFYGSIDAYIKEVKDMLILPAFLGATGEGGNMWSNGPSLKNVGMEFQAGYRHTTAYGLGYNISGNLDFYRNKVTYLPSTTTGSYAHTTRQNLVEAEKPYGSVVGYVVDGLYQNREEVLASGQENARVGGLKYVDLDGNGRITEADQDWIYNPVPNFNWGLNFEFTYKNFDLAMFFQGVSGVDVYNNQKFQTDFFSITDPGSNKGSRMLGAWTTNNTSSTIPALTTNNTGDEGRASTYFVEHGSWMKMRSLQVGYNFAPQLMDKLHMTSARLYLSANNLFTLKSNGFTVADPENGSWAYPHSTSLSFGLQVGF